In one Brassica oleracea var. oleracea cultivar TO1000 chromosome C9, BOL, whole genome shotgun sequence genomic region, the following are encoded:
- the LOC106317037 gene encoding uncharacterized protein LOC106317037, whose amino-acid sequence MRKRGENKNRFFRIITMPLKVLGKARDLYMRSITGCAARTHYSSADAVSVPFPRSRSTSSAFSSTTSSRRMSSDFTFDDDYSELVRAASVRSLGHKNEIDMIRHQQLQQRQENRVAVGAVAGVKGGLPKSSSVGMPMARIDEENEEEGSLKNHKKGSDFLYPRSRSHAVTIRGSKF is encoded by the coding sequence ATGAGAAAGAGAGGAGAAAACAAGAACAGATTCTTTAGAATCATTACCATGCCTCTAAAAGTTTTAGGCAAGGCTCGTGACCTCTACATGCGAAGCATCACAGGCTGCGCAGCTCGCACTCACTACTCCTCAGCTGATGCCGTCTCCGTTCCCTTTCCGAGAAGCCGGAGCACCTCCTCAGCCTTCTCCTCCACCACCTCTTCGCGGAGGATGTCTTCCGATTTCACCTTCGACGATGACTACAGCGAGCTGGTCAGAGCTGCTTCCGTTAGGAGTTTAGGTCATAAGAACGAGATTGACATGATCAGACATCAGCAGCTTCAGCAGCGACAAGAAAATCGCGTTGCGGTGGGAGCGGTTGCTGGTGTAAAAGGAGGTTTGCCAAAGAGCTCGAGTGTAGGGATGCCAATGGCGAGGATTGATGAAGAAAATGAAGAAGAGGGATCACTGAAGAATCATAAGAAAGGATCTGATTTCTTATACCCTCGTAGCAGATCACACGCGGTTACTATTAGAGGATCCAAGTTTTAA